Proteins encoded within one genomic window of Panicum virgatum strain AP13 chromosome 1N, P.virgatum_v5, whole genome shotgun sequence:
- the LOC120656326 gene encoding UDP-N-acetylglucosamine transferase subunit ALG14 homolog isoform X1, which yields MGLDALATACCVLPVLLSLLAGRFAYVLWRSGQPSSKSPTAGLRCLIVFGSGGHTAEMMNIVTALQKDRFTPRYYVAALTDNMSLQKAQVYEQSLIQSEEKTIKNAHFMQIYRSREVGQTYITSIATTLLATMHAMWLVISIRPQVIFCNGPGTCFPLCVCAFALKNRTWADINLVTIANLFIHNLKLMPDLDAICLSTVAPAATKLPSSILRWPFDVKTHPHPMLGYHVYQVKIMNTLTIFVH from the exons atggggctcgatgccctgGCGACCGCGTGCTGCGTCCTTCCGGTACTCCtctcgctgctcgccggccgctTCGCATACGTGCTTTGGCGCAGCGGCCAGCCGTCGTCCAAGTCTCCCACCGCCGGGTTGCGGTGTCTCATCGTCTTCGGATCTG GAGGGCATACCGCAGAAATGATGAATATTGTAACAGCACTTCAGAAGGATAGGTTCACTCCAAGGTACTATGTGGCTGCTCTTACTGACAATATGAGTCTTCAAAAGGCTCAGGTCTATGAGCAGTCACTGATTCAG AGTGAAGAGAAGACCATCAAGAATGCCCACTTCATGCAGATATATCGTAGTCGTGAAGTAGGCCAAACTTACATTACCTCCATCGCAACAACATTGCTAGCTACAATGCATGCTATGTGGCTAGTAATAAGCATCAGACCACAAGTG ATATTCTGCAATGGTCCAGGCACATGCTTCCCACTCTGTGTGTGCGCTTTCGCTCTGAAG AACAGGACCTGGGCTGACATCAACCTAGTGACCATTGCTAATTTGTTCATCCATAATCTCAAGTTGATGCCAGACCTGGATGCCATATGTCTTTCTACAG TGGCTCCAGCTGCAACAAAGTTACCCTCGAGCATACTACGCTGGCCGTTTGATGTGAAGACTCATCCACATCCGATGTTGGGATACCATGTTTACCAAGTCAAAATTATGAACACACTGACAATTTTTGTACACTAA
- the LOC120656323 gene encoding formyltetrahydrofolate deformylase 2, mitochondrial-like isoform X1, with the protein MLSLVRRPLSAAVPAGDLLGIHLFQCPDTVGIVAKLSECIASRGGNIHSVDVFVPDDKRVFYSRSEFTYNPRLWPRDELRKDFLNLSHCFSAERSTVRVPDLDPKYKIAVLASKQDHCLFDLLYRWQEGRLPVDINCVISNHDRPKDNHVRRFLERHGISYHYLPTTSGNKREQEILELIEGTDFVVLARYMQILSESFLKSYGKDIINIHHGLLPSFKGGHPSRQAFNAGVKLIGATSHFVTTELDAGPIIEQMVERVSHRDTLRSFVVKSENLEKQCLAEAIKSYCELRVLPYELNKTVVF; encoded by the exons ATGCTGTCCTTGGTGCGGCGGCCGCTCTCCGCGGCCGTgcccgccggcgacctcctcgGCATCCACCTCTTCCAGTGCCCC GACACCGTGGGCATCGTCGCCAAGCTGTCCGAGTGCATCGCCTCCCGCGGCGGCAACATCCACAGCGTCGACGTCTTCGTCCCCGACGACAAGCGCGTCTTCTACTCCCGCAG TGAATTCACGTACAACCCAAGGCTCTGGCCGCGTGACGAGCTGCGCAAGGATTTCCTCAACCTGTCACACTGCTTCAGTGCGGAGAGGTCGACCGTACGAGTGCCTGATCTTGACCCCAAATACAAGATCGCTGTCCTCGCTTCAAAGCAG GACCATTGTTTGTTTGATTTATTGTATAGATGGCAAGAAGGCAGGCTTCCAGTTGACATTAATTGTGTCATAAG CAACCATGATAGGCCAAAAGATAATCATGTGCGAAGATTTCTTGAGAGGCATGGAATTTCATATCACTACTTACCGACCACATCTGGGAACAAACGAGAGCAAGAGATTCTAGAATTGATCGAAGGCACAGATTTTGTTGTGCTGGCAAGATATATGCAG ATACTGTCAGAAAGCTTTTTAAAATCATATGGTAAAGATATTATTAACATTCATCATGGTCTTCTTCCCTCATTTAAGGGAGGCCATCCTTCCAGACAG GCCTTCAATGCTGGGGTAAAGTTGATCGGTGCAACTAGCCATTTTGTCACTACCGAACTTGATGCTGGGCCAATCATTGAGCAGATG GTTGAGCGAGTTTCTCACAGAGACACGCTACGGAGTTTTGTAGTGAAGTCTGAGAACCTTGAGAAGCAGTGCCTAGCAGAGGCTATTAAGTCATACTGCGAGCTCCGTGTCTTACCATATGAACTGAATAAGACTGTTGTATTCTGA
- the LOC120656324 gene encoding B3 domain-containing protein Os02g0598200-like, producing the protein MSGAAPDATCRKRLRSHDSKIQSDDKEEGKKMSGGGSEVKNRKTSIAALFETGKQKEGRTNSNKNMMADDQEKERIIRNGHNKVKSMKKVSPACNANKKKMQIDVEEEGKNRHNGDHKLANRKESPTLYEKENNKEKMNKTHKEKTWAADRKERKILSRHNSIKSGEVATAFFGNEKKGKRLKKTNNQELQSDEDEENAPFTTAVKKKRMRPGESPEVMMRHEKTNRSVPSIVSKEKKIDTSSGSKYKKRRRDRALPKKGKMSDNKIHSGRVQEKKICGGGKEKNKYTPFAFFKFIYNRFEEFLLIPPAVAHKLADLTNQHVYLEDSEEKRSKVRLSVVNDSLAFHQGWNIFVSDHSIKWGEFLLFDYIARNTFSVRVFGLNSHERLSFKKDPKRAGHGVGSGPAPQDNNNENDACIRSHRKTLIMISESGASAHNEDVMNLTTSDADSTHHVTINTNKDLERVESGVGNLPDGECGTNYISAACSERKTSSEIVNDAAPLIRENDGRVGHELQVHDLDEDLIRKQGISCTPLGSIVTVEKHQIHNNMNISQNSCRKYAAPGGFRCLEKWWRAGLNIRAALDGIVLIELENTKETDSKLVDGYGSIGLNTMDEYFCSEGNHTHNPPVFTMTVKEPLGADRVSKCRLGETEIDHSVNEKCGGAAVQIETQGEQLEPVGSIVNTQRNNIPLSVNAVVPDKYSAIGLNPVGPEVTRSFVEPMFTVPIEKASTPVEISKNGSSKTQIDHDVNEKGTIVQLETKMDQVEPVGSSVCSQSSNKAMSGNRVAAHVSEHCFSKQEYRKFINCVVPESLLPMKDKIMESDDHSLLKFNLQLCVPDTTRKWLELSKSLPNAIKQKRHDRNVILLKDPMKRLWPVLYHENPVFVGFTAGWRHFVAANNLQSGDLCDLIKEPDDDEPVYSVLITRQ; encoded by the exons ATGAGCGGTGCTGCTCCTGATGCGACATGCCGGAAGCGGCTGAGGAGTCACGACAGCAAGATTCAGAGTGATGACAAAGAAGAGGGAAagaaaatgagtggtggtggcAGTGAGGTGAAGAACAGGAAGACATCCATAGCTGCCTTATTTGAGACGGGGAAGCAAAAGGAAGGGAGAACCAacagcaacaagaacatgatgGCTGATGACCAGGAGAAGGAGAGGATTATACGGAATGGTCACAATAAGGTGAAGAGTATGAAGAAGGTGTCCCCTGCTTGCAATGCCAACAAGAAGAAAATGCAAATTGATGTTGAAGAGGAGGGAAAGAATAGGCATAATGGGGACCATAAGTTGGCGAACAGGAAGGAGTCCCCCACGTTATATGAGAAAGAGAATAATAAGGAAAAGATGAACAAAACGCACAAAGAGAAGACGTGGGCTGCTGACCGCAAGGAGAGGAAGATACTGAGCCGCCACAATAGCATAAAGAGCGGGGAGGTGGCCACTGCATTCTTTGGGAacgaaaagaaaggaaaaaggcTGAAGAAGACCAACAATCAGGAGCTGCAGAGcgatgaagatgaagaaaaTGCACCATTCACAACTGCTGTTAAGAAGAAGAGAATGAGGCCCGGTGAGAGCCCGGAGGTGATGATGCGCCATGAAAAAACAAATAGAAGTGTGCCATCTATTGTATCCAAAGAGAAGAAGATCGATACATCAAGTGGTTCTAAATATAAGAAAAGGAGGAGGGATCGCGCATTACCCAAAAAAGGAAAGATGAGTGATAATAAGATTCATAGTGGTAGGGTGCAGGAAAAGAAGATATGTGGTGGTGGCAAGGAAAAGAATAAGTACACTCCCTTTGCATTCTTCAAGTTCATATACAACAGGTTCGAGGAATTTCTG CTCATACCACCAGCTGTTGCACACAAGTTGGCAGATTTGACTAATCAACATGTCTACCTTGAAGATTCAGAGGAAAAACGTTCAAAGGTCAGGCTATCTGTGGTGAATGATTCCCTCGCTTTTCATCAGGGATGGAATATTTTTGTTTCAGACCATTCGATTAAATGGGGGGAGTTTCTGCTGTTTGATTACATTGCTAGGAATACATTTTCAGTGCGGGTTTTTGGTTTGAATTCTCATGAAAGGTTGAGTTTCAAAAAAGACCCAAAAAGAGCAGGACATGGGGTTGGGTCTGGACCAGCGCCACAAGATAACAATAATGAAAATGATGCATGCATCCGCAGCCATAGAAAAACATTAATTATGATTTCAGAATCAGGAGCTTCAGCACATAATGAGGATGTAATGAATCTCACAACTTCAGATGCAGATTCAACACATCATGTGACTATTAATACCAACAAAGACCTTGAAAGAGTTGAAAGTGGCGTTGGCAATTTGCCTGATGGAGAGTGTGGAACCAATTATATTTCAGCAGCATGCAGTGAAAGAAAAACAAGTTCTGAAATTGTAAATGATGCAGCTCCCTTAATTCGTGAAAATGATGGTAGAGTGGGGCATGAATTACAAGTGCATGATTTGGATGAAGATTTAATAAGGAAACAAGGGATAAGTTGCACTCCTTTAGGTTCTATAGTAACTGTGGAGAAACATCAGATACATAACAATATGAATATCAGCCAAAACTCCTGCAGAAAATATGCAGCTCCTGGAGGTTTTCGATGCTTGGAGAAGTGGTGGAGGGCGGGTCTGAATATTCGAGCAGCTCTTGATGGCATTGTACTGATTGAACTTGAAAACACAAAAGAAACTGACAGTAAATTGGTTGATGGTTATGGTTCAATTGGGCTAAACACTATGGATGAGTACTTTTGTTCTGAGGGCAATCATACACATAATCCACCAGTATTCACCATGACTGTCAAAGAACCCTTAGGTGCTGACAGAGTATCCAAATGCAGACTTGGTGAAACAGAGATTGACCATAGTGTCAATGAGAAATGTGGAG GAGCTGCTGTTCAAATTGAAACACAAGGGGAACAACTGGAACCTGTGGGAAGCATTGTAAATACCCAAAGGAATAATATCCCTCTGTCTGTTAATGCTGTAGTTCCAGACAAGTACAGTGCAATAGGACTAAACCCTGTTGGACCAGAAGTAACTCGAAGCTTTGTCGAACCAATGTTCACAGTGCCCATTGAGAAAGCCTCGACTCCTgttgaaatatccaaaaatgGAAGTAGCAAGACACAGATTGATCATGATGTCAATGAAAAAG GAACTATTGTTCAACTTGAAACAAAAATGGATCAGGTGGAGCCAGTGGGGAGCAGTGTCTGTAGCCAAAGTAGCAACAAAGCTATGTCTGGCAACCGTGTGGCTGCACATGTGTCCG AACATTGTTTCTCCAAACAGGAATATAGAAAGTTTATTAATTGTGTGGTCCCAGAGTCTTTGTTGCCTATGAAAGACAAAATTATGGAGTCGGATGATCATTCTCTACTAAAGTTCAACTTGCAACTTTGCGTTCCTGATACCACTCGGAAATGGCTT GAGCTATCGAAGTCGCTTCCCAATGCTATTAAACAGAAAAGGCATGACCGGAACGTTATACTGCTGAAGGATCCCATGAAGAGATTATGGCCGGTTCTTTACCACGAGAACCCGGTATTTGTGGGCTTCACCGCGGGGTGGAGGCATTTTGTCGCAGCAAACAACCTTCAGTCAGGGGATCTCTGCGACCTCATCAAGGAGCCAGATGATGACGAGCCGGTGTACTCCGTTCTCATCACACGACAGTGA
- the LOC120656326 gene encoding uncharacterized protein LOC120656326 isoform X3 has product MPWRPRAASFRYSSRCSPAASHTCFGAAASRRPSLPPPGCGVSSSSDLSEEKTIKNAHFMQIYRSREVGQTYITSIATTLLATMHAMWLVISIRPQVIFCNGPGTCFPLCVCAFALKNRTWADINLVTIANLFIHNLKLMPDLDAICLSTVAPAATKLPSSILRWPFDVKTHPHPMLGYHVYQVKIMNTLTIFVH; this is encoded by the exons atgccctgGCGACCGCGTGCTGCGTCCTTCCGGTACTCCtctcgctgctcgccggccgctTCGCATACGTGCTTTGGCGCAGCGGCCAGCCGTCGTCCAAGTCTCCCACCGCCGGGTTGCGGTGTCTCATCGTCTTCGGATCTG AGTGAAGAGAAGACCATCAAGAATGCCCACTTCATGCAGATATATCGTAGTCGTGAAGTAGGCCAAACTTACATTACCTCCATCGCAACAACATTGCTAGCTACAATGCATGCTATGTGGCTAGTAATAAGCATCAGACCACAAGTG ATATTCTGCAATGGTCCAGGCACATGCTTCCCACTCTGTGTGTGCGCTTTCGCTCTGAAG AACAGGACCTGGGCTGACATCAACCTAGTGACCATTGCTAATTTGTTCATCCATAATCTCAAGTTGATGCCAGACCTGGATGCCATATGTCTTTCTACAG TGGCTCCAGCTGCAACAAAGTTACCCTCGAGCATACTACGCTGGCCGTTTGATGTGAAGACTCATCCACATCCGATGTTGGGATACCATGTTTACCAAGTCAAAATTATGAACACACTGACAATTTTTGTACACTAA
- the LOC120656323 gene encoding formyltetrahydrofolate deformylase 2, mitochondrial-like isoform X2: protein MLSLVRRPLSAAVPAGDLLGIHLFQCPDTVGIVAKLSECIASRGGNIHSVDVFVPDDKRVFYSRSEFTYNPRLWPRDELRKDFLNLSHCFSAERSTVRVPDLDPKYKIAVLASKQDHCLFDLLYRWQEGRLPVDINCVISNHDRPKDNHVRRFLERHGISYHYLPTTSGNKREQEILELIEGTDFVVLARYMQILSESFLKSYGKDIINIHHGLLPSFKGGHPSRQAFNAGVKLIGATSHFVTTELDAGPIIEQMVFILFT from the exons ATGCTGTCCTTGGTGCGGCGGCCGCTCTCCGCGGCCGTgcccgccggcgacctcctcgGCATCCACCTCTTCCAGTGCCCC GACACCGTGGGCATCGTCGCCAAGCTGTCCGAGTGCATCGCCTCCCGCGGCGGCAACATCCACAGCGTCGACGTCTTCGTCCCCGACGACAAGCGCGTCTTCTACTCCCGCAG TGAATTCACGTACAACCCAAGGCTCTGGCCGCGTGACGAGCTGCGCAAGGATTTCCTCAACCTGTCACACTGCTTCAGTGCGGAGAGGTCGACCGTACGAGTGCCTGATCTTGACCCCAAATACAAGATCGCTGTCCTCGCTTCAAAGCAG GACCATTGTTTGTTTGATTTATTGTATAGATGGCAAGAAGGCAGGCTTCCAGTTGACATTAATTGTGTCATAAG CAACCATGATAGGCCAAAAGATAATCATGTGCGAAGATTTCTTGAGAGGCATGGAATTTCATATCACTACTTACCGACCACATCTGGGAACAAACGAGAGCAAGAGATTCTAGAATTGATCGAAGGCACAGATTTTGTTGTGCTGGCAAGATATATGCAG ATACTGTCAGAAAGCTTTTTAAAATCATATGGTAAAGATATTATTAACATTCATCATGGTCTTCTTCCCTCATTTAAGGGAGGCCATCCTTCCAGACAG GCCTTCAATGCTGGGGTAAAGTTGATCGGTGCAACTAGCCATTTTGTCACTACCGAACTTGATGCTGGGCCAATCATTGAGCAGATGGTATTCATACTTTTCACAT aa
- the LOC120656322 gene encoding very-long-chain 3-oxoacyl-CoA reductase 1-like: MAGTCAHVEFLRAQPAWALALATVGLLVAVRAAIRLALWVYAAFLRPGKPLRRRYGAWAVVTGATDGIGRAIAFRFAAAGLGLVLVGRNPEKLAAVAAEIKAKHPKVPEVRTFVLDFAAVGLAAGVEALKEAIRGLDVGVLVNNAGLSYPYARYFHEVDEELMRSLIRINVEGVTRVTHAVLPGMVERKRGAIVNIGSGSASVVPSDPMYSVYAATKAYVDQFSRCLYVEYKSKGIDVQCQVPLYVATKMASIRKSSFMVPSADTYARAAVRHIGYEPRCTPYWPHSVMWFLISILPESLIDNFRLGMCIKIRKKGLAKDAKKKSL, from the exons ATGGCCGGCACGTGCGCCCACGTCGAGTTCCTCCGCGCGCAGCCGGCCTGGGCGCTGGCGCTGGCCACCGTGGGCCTCCTCGTGGCCGTCCGCGCCGCCATCCGCCTCGCGCTCTGGGTCTACGCCGCGTTCCTCCGCCCCGGCaagcccctccgccgccgctacgGCGCCTGGGCCGTCGTCACCGGCGCCACCGACGGCATCGGCCGCGCCATCGCGTtccgcttcgccgccgccgggctcggGCTCGTCCTCGTCGGCCGCAACCCGGAGAAGctggccgccgtggccgccgagaTCAAGGCCAAGCACCCCAAGGTCCCCGAGGTGCGCACCTTCGTGCTCGACTTCGCCGCCGTGGGGCTCGCCGCGGGCGTCGAGGCGCTCAAGGAGGCCATCCGGGGCCTCGACGTGGGGGTGCTCGTCAACAACGCCGGGCTGTCCTACCCGTACGCGCGCTACTTCCACGAGGTGGACGAGGAGCTGATGCGCAGCCTCATCCGTATCAACGTCGAGGGCGTCACGCGGGTCACCCACGCCGTGCTCCCCGGCATGGTCGAGAGGAAGCGCGGCGCCATCGTCAACATCGGCTCCGGCTCAGCCTCCGTCGTACCCTCTGATCCGATGTACTCCGTCTACGCCGCCACCAAAGC GTATGTCGACCAATTCTCAAGATGTCTTTATGTTGAATACAAGagcaagggtattgatgtgcaGTGCCAG GTGCCTCTATATGTGGCAACAAAGATGGCATCTATCAGGAAATCCTCCTTCATGGTTCCATCTGCGGACACTTACGCTCGTGCTGCTGTTCGCCACATTGGCTATGAGCCTAGGTGCACGCCGTACTGGCCACACTCTGTCATGTGGTTCTTGATCTCCATTCTTCCTGAGTCCCTCATCGACAACTTCCGCCTAGGCATGTGCATCAAGATCCGCAAGAAGGGGCTAGCCAAAGACGCCAAGAAGAAGTCCCTGTGA
- the LOC120656326 gene encoding UDP-N-acetylglucosamine transferase subunit ALG14 homolog isoform X4 — MMNIVTALQKDRFTPRYYVAALTDNMSLQKAQVYEQSLIQSEEKTIKNAHFMQIYRSREVGQTYITSIATTLLATMHAMWLVISIRPQVIFCNGPGTCFPLCVCAFALKNRTWADINLVTIANLFIHNLKLMPDLDAICLSTVAPAATKLPSSILRWPFDVKTHPHPMLGYHVYQVKIMNTLTIFVH, encoded by the exons ATGATGAATATTGTAACAGCACTTCAGAAGGATAGGTTCACTCCAAGGTACTATGTGGCTGCTCTTACTGACAATATGAGTCTTCAAAAGGCTCAGGTCTATGAGCAGTCACTGATTCAG AGTGAAGAGAAGACCATCAAGAATGCCCACTTCATGCAGATATATCGTAGTCGTGAAGTAGGCCAAACTTACATTACCTCCATCGCAACAACATTGCTAGCTACAATGCATGCTATGTGGCTAGTAATAAGCATCAGACCACAAGTG ATATTCTGCAATGGTCCAGGCACATGCTTCCCACTCTGTGTGTGCGCTTTCGCTCTGAAG AACAGGACCTGGGCTGACATCAACCTAGTGACCATTGCTAATTTGTTCATCCATAATCTCAAGTTGATGCCAGACCTGGATGCCATATGTCTTTCTACAG TGGCTCCAGCTGCAACAAAGTTACCCTCGAGCATACTACGCTGGCCGTTTGATGTGAAGACTCATCCACATCCGATGTTGGGATACCATGTTTACCAAGTCAAAATTATGAACACACTGACAATTTTTGTACACTAA
- the LOC120656326 gene encoding UDP-N-acetylglucosamine transferase subunit ALG14 homolog isoform X2 — MGLDALATACCVLPVLLSLLAGRFAYVLWRSGQPSSKSPTAGLRCLIVFGSGGHTAEMMNIVTALQKDRFTPRYYVAALTDNMSLQKAQVYEQSLIQSEEKTIKNAHFMQIYRSREVGQTYITSIATTLLATMHAMWLVISIRPQVIFCNGPGTCFPLCVCAFALKVLGLGWSSIFYIESIARVKKLSLSGLLLYKLRIADQFFVQWLQLQQSYPRAYYAGRLM, encoded by the exons atggggctcgatgccctgGCGACCGCGTGCTGCGTCCTTCCGGTACTCCtctcgctgctcgccggccgctTCGCATACGTGCTTTGGCGCAGCGGCCAGCCGTCGTCCAAGTCTCCCACCGCCGGGTTGCGGTGTCTCATCGTCTTCGGATCTG GAGGGCATACCGCAGAAATGATGAATATTGTAACAGCACTTCAGAAGGATAGGTTCACTCCAAGGTACTATGTGGCTGCTCTTACTGACAATATGAGTCTTCAAAAGGCTCAGGTCTATGAGCAGTCACTGATTCAG AGTGAAGAGAAGACCATCAAGAATGCCCACTTCATGCAGATATATCGTAGTCGTGAAGTAGGCCAAACTTACATTACCTCCATCGCAACAACATTGCTAGCTACAATGCATGCTATGTGGCTAGTAATAAGCATCAGACCACAAGTG ATATTCTGCAATGGTCCAGGCACATGCTTCCCACTCTGTGTGTGCGCTTTCGCTCTGAAG GTGCTTGGTTTGGGATGGTCCTCCATTTTCTATATTGAAAGCATTGCAAGAGTGAAGAAGCTTTCATTGAGTGGTTTACTGCTGTACAAGCTACGGATAGCTGATCAGTTCTTTGTGCAGTGGCTCCAGCTGCAACAAAGTTACCCTCGAGCATACTACGCTGGCCGTTTGATGTGA